GCCGCCCAGATGGGCGCGGCCAGGGCCAGCCGCTGCTGCGGGGCCGGCCGCTCGCTGGCCAGGCGGATGAAGTCGGAGACGATCTGCTCCATCCGCTCCACCTGCGCGAGCAGCAGCTTCAGCGGACCGCTGGCGCCTCCCTCCTCGGCCAGCAGCTGGGCGTAGGCCTTCGCGCCCAGCAGGGGCTGGCGCAGCTCGTGGAGGACCTCCGCGGCCACCTGGTGGGTATGGGCGTTGGCGCGTTGCAGCGCCGCCGCCGCGAGCCGTGCCTTGTCCAGGTCCCCCGCGTCCAGGGCCTGGAGCAGCTGCGCGAGCGGCGAGGGGGTCTCCATGCGAAGGAGCATGACGGACGCGGGTGTTCAGGCGCAACGCACCCCCAGCGGGATTCGGTTGACCCCGCTCGCGACCGAACGGATGCTCGCGACCGCCCTCAGCGGGGCCTGACGGGACGCGCATGCCCGCTCGCCTGCTGGGGACTCTCCCTGTCGCAGAGGCCCTCATGCCGCAGACGAACCCGTTCCACTCGCTGGTGCCCCGGAAGCTGACGGACTCCGAACTGGCCCGCTCCATCCGGCTCAACATCGAGGCGGAGCTGGACGCCATCAACCTCTACGCCGCGCACCTGGACGCGACGGACAACGAGGAGGCGAAGGCCATCCTGCGGCACGTCATGGACGAGGAGCGCGAGCACGCCGCCCTGTTCTGGCAGCTCATCGCGCGGTTGGATCCGGAGCAGGCCCAGCACGACCGCGAGGCGTCGCAGAAGTACCGCCTCATCACCACCGGCGCGTCCCACGAGGAGGTGGAGGCGGTGGGCGAGGGCGGTGGTGCCGAACCCGCGGAGGTGGAGCTGCCCAAGCGCCTCACCGTGGGCAGCCTGCGCAAGTAGCGCGGGCCCTGCCGTCAGCCCTGCGGGGGCGGCGGGTTCTGACGGCGCTCGGCCGGGGTGGCTTCCAGGTCCTGCGCCGCCATGTAGACGACGTTCCGGGTGCCGCGCTTGCCCCGGTACATGGCCCGGTCGGACAGGTCCAGCAGGTGGTCCTTGTCCTGGGCGTGCTCCGGGAAGCTGGCCACGCCGATGCAGGTGGTGAGCTTGAGCGCCAGCCCCTCGCGGCCCAGGAACTGGTGGGTCTCCATGGTGCGGCGGATGCGCTCGGCGACCTTGAGGGCGCCGCCGGAGTCGGTGCCGCGCAGCAGCACCACGTACTCGTCGCCGCCGAAGCGCGCCACCACGTCCGGGTCGCGCACGCAGCCCTTGAGCACGCGCGCGGCCTCCACCAGCACGCGCGAGCCCACCAGGTGCCCGTGCGTGTCGTTGATGGCCTTGAAGCGGTCCAGGTCCAGGAACAGCAGGGAGAAGGGCCGCTGCGTCTGGAGGGCCTCGTTCACCTCGCGGTCCAGCACCAGGTGCAGGTAGCGCGTGTTGAACAGGCGGGTGAGGTCGTCGACGTACGCCAGGTCCTCCACGGCGGCGAAGCGGCCCAGGTTGCGCAGGGCCAGCGCCCAGTTGCGCACGAGGAAGCTCACCGTCTCCGGGTGGTGCTCCGGAGGGGCGCTGTCGTGGAAGAGCACCGCGTGGCCCAGCACCGTGTCGCCGTCCACCGCGGGGAAGGTGAGGGTGCGCGGCCAGGGCACCTGCAGGCCGTCGAGTGACTGGGGCGTGCGCGTTCCCGCGAGCCGCTCGGTGAGCTGCGGCACCAGCGCTTCGTACAGGTCCTCCGGCAGGCCGCGCATGCCGTGCGAGCGGAAGCCCGAGGCCCCGGGGTCGCGCTCCAGGAGCATCACGGCGGAGGCGTTGGCCATGGACTCCAGCGCGTCCGCGGTGGCGGCGGCCAGCCGCTCGCGGTCGAGCGTGGTGGCGATGCGCTGGCCCGCCTCCAGGAGCGCGACGTGCTGGCGCAGGGACGCGTTCTCGCGCATCAGGTCGCGCGTGGTGAGCGCGCGGCGCAGGGCGTGCTGCAGGGCCTCCGGCGCCACCGGCTTGACCAGGTACTCCGCCGCGCCGCTCTTGATGGCGCGCACCGCGGGGGCGACCTTGTCCAGGCCGGTGATGACCACCACCTCCACGCCCGGATAGCGCTCGCGAACGTGGCGGAGGATCTCCATGCCGTCGCCGCCGGGGAGGATGAGGTCCGTCACCACCGCGTCGAACCGGCCCGCGGCGAGGGCGGTCTTCGCATCCGCCACGGTGGCGACCGCCGTGACGATGTGTCCCGCGGCCGTGAGGTAGTCGCCGTAGAGGTTGCGGGCGATCTTTTCGTCGTCGACGAGGAGCAGTCGCGCCATGACTGTTCAGGGCTTAGCACCCAACCCTGGAAGGCTGCTAGGGTCCCCCGCCGTGTCGCCCTTTGAAAGCGGACGGCGGCTCTGCCTGCTGGTGGAGGCCGGTGAGACGCGCTACGCGGTGGAGGCCACGTCCGTCATCGAGGTCGCGATGCCGGGGGCTCGCGGCGCCAGCCTGCGCGGCGTGCTGGAGGTGAAGGATCTCTCCGCGCTGCTCGGCGGCCCCCCCGAGGACGTGCCGGGCATGGTGGTGGTGCTGGACGTCAGCCCCACGCTCGCGGTGCGGGTGCGCTCCGTGGTGGAGGTCGCGGACGTCGCGCGGGATCCGTTCTTCCTCCTGCCCCCCGGCCTGGCGGACTCGCTGGCGCCCCTGAGCCGGGGCGCGGTGCTGCACAAGGACCGGCTGTACCTGGAGCTCATCGTGGAGGCGCTGCCGCACCGGGCGGGCCCCCGGGCGACCCCGCCGGAGCCCCGGCCCGTGCACTGGGCGGACGCGCCCCCGGAGCGGGCGCTGGTGCTGGAGTCCCAGGGCGTGCTGTTCGGCGTCCCGCTGGGCAACGTCTCCCAGGTGGTGCCCCGGGGCGAGGCGTTCAGCGTCCTGCCGGTGCAGAGCGGGCCCGTGGCGGGCGTCTATCCGCACGCACAGGCCCTGTGGCCCATCTGCTCGATTCCGGCGCTCCTGGGGGCGCCGGCCCGGGTGGAGGACCTGTTCGTCCTGACGGAGCTGGCGGGGCGGAATGTGGGGCTGGCGGCCACCCGGGTGCTCGGCGTGCTGCAGAAGTTCAAGCCGGCCGAGCTGACCGGAACCTTCCGGGCGCCGGGGCTACCGGATCCGGTGATGTTACTGGACCTGCAGCGCATGTTTTCTTGATCGGCCCAAAGCGCGAATCCTAAGCTTCTCCGATTGACACAGGGCGTGCAGGCAGGCTTGCTCGCCCGAAATCTCAAACGAATTCAGGGGGGTATGCGCCCCCCGAGGCCGGAGCCGATGCCCAAGAATCTACTGATCGCCGACGACTCGCTCACCATCCGCAAGGTGATCGGGATGATCTTCGCGACGGAAGACTTCCAGGTGACCGCGGTGGACAACGGGCTGGACGCCATCTCCCGCACGCGCGAGCTGCGTCCGGACGTGGTGCTCGCCGACGTGATGATGCCGGGCAAGAGCGGCTACGAGGTCTGCGAGGCGCTCAAGAGCGACCCCTCGACGCAGGCCATCCCGGTGCTGCTGCTGGCCGGCACCTTCGAGGCGTTCGACGAGAACCGCGCGAAGGCCGCCCGGGCGGACGACCACATCACCAAGCCCTTCGAGAGCCAGATCCTCCTCGACAAGGTGAAGGCCCTGGTGGGCCAGAAGTCCAACACCATGCCCGCGTCCGCCGCGACGCGCGTGCTGCCCCAGACCGCCGCGCCGGTGGCCCCGGCCGCCGCGCCGCCCGCCGCCGCCGCGCCTCCGGGTGCGCGTCCCGCGGGTGCGCCTCCTCCGGGCGCCATGCCTCCGGGCGCGCGTCCTCCGGGTCCGGGCATGCCGCCTCCGGGCGCGCGTCCTCCGGGCGCGGGAGTGCCGCCGCCTCCGGGCGCCGCGCGTCCGCTGCCGGGCGCCGTGCCGCCGGGCGCGCGTCCTCCGGGTGCGCCGCCGCCGGGCGCCATGCCGCCGGGTGCGCGTCCTCCGCCGGGCGCCGTGCCGCCGGGCGCGCGTCCTCCGGGTGCGCCGCCGCCGGGCGCCATGCCGCCGGGTGCGCGTCCTCCGCCGGGCGCCGTGCCGCCGGGCGCGCGTCCTCCGGGTGCGCCGCCTCCGGGCATGGCCGCGCGTCCTCCGGGCCCTGGCGCTCCGAACATCCCGGGTGGCTTCCCGCGTCCTCCGGGCGCCGCGCCGCTGCCCTCCGCGCCCCCGCCCGCCGCGGTGCCTCCGGCGGCCCGGGCCCGCGACCCGTTCGGCCTGGGTGCTCCATCCGCTCCGGCCGCGCCTCCCGCCGCGCAGGCCCGCACGGAGAGCATCCGCATCGAGGACTCGCTGCCCGAGCCCAGCGGCGCGGAGGAGATCTCCCTGGACATCGGCGGTCCGTCGCCGGCCACTCCGCCCGCGCGCGCCCGTCCGGCCGCGGATGGCGGCGAGGCGCAGCTTCGCGAGGCGCTGTCGAAGGCGTCCCGCGAGGTCATCGAGAAGATCGCCTGGGAGGTCGTCCCGCAGCTGGCGGAGACCATCATCCGGGAAGAGCTGGAGCGGCTCATCAAGGACCGCGAGACCCAGCACTGATTCGCAGTCCCCCCTGATTCCCCGCCGGCCCCGTCGGGGGCCGGCCGCTTGCAATGACTGACACGACTGAACTGTCCAAGGCCTACGAGCCCTCCGAGGTGGAGGCGCGGTGGTACAACCACTGGCTGGAGCGCGACTACTTCCGCGCCGAAGCCCCTTCCGCCAAGCCGCCGTTCAGCATCGTGCTGCCGCCGCCCAACGTCACGGGCAGCCTGCACATCGGCCACGCGCTCACCGCCACCATCCAGGACATCCTCACGCGCTGGAAGCGCATGAGCGGCTTCAACGCGCTCTGGCTGCCGGGCACGGATCACGCCGGCATCGCCACGCAGATGGTGGTGGAGAAGGAGCTCAAGAAGACCGAAGGCAAGAGCCGCCACGACCTGGGCCGCGAGGCGTTCCTCGAGCGCGTCTGGACGTGGAAGGGCAAGTTCGGCGCGCGCATCGGCGAGCAGCACCGCTACCTGGGCGCGTCGCTGGACTGGAGCCGCGAGCGCTTCACCATGGACGAGCAGTCCTCGGCCGCGGTGCGCGAGGTGTTCGTCCGGCTGTACGAAGAGGGCCTGATGTACCGGGCCCAGAAGCTCATCAACTGGTGCCCGTCCTGCCGCACGGCCCTCTCCGACCTGGAAGTGGAGCACGAGGAGAAGAACGGCTCGCTCTGGCACATCCGCTACCCGGTGAAGGACAGCGACCGCTCGCTCACCGTGGCGACGACGCGCCCGGAGACGCTGCTGGGCGACACGGCGGTGGCCGTGCACCCGGACGACCCGCGCTACCTGGGCCTGGTGGGCCGCAGCGTGTCCCTGCCGCTCACGGACCGCGAGATCCCCATCATCGCGGACGCGGAGCTGGTGAACATGGAGTTCGGGACGGGCGTGGTGAAGGTCACGCCCGCGCACGACTTCAACGACTACCAGACGGGCCTGCGCCACAAGCTGCCGATGCTGTCCATCCTGGACGAAGCGGCGCGGATGACGAAGGACACCGGCAAGTACGCGGGCCTGGACCGGACCGAGGCGCGCAAGCAGGTGCTGGCGGACCTGACGGAGCTGGGCCTCCTGGAGAAGGAGGAGCCGCACAAGCTGAGCGTGGGCACGTGCCAGCGCTGCGCCACGGTGGTGGAGCCGCGCCTGTCGCCGCAGTGGTTCATCAAGATTGAACCGCTGGCGAAGCCCGCCATCGAGGCCGTGCAGCAGGGCCGCACGAAGTTCGTCCCGGAGTCGTGGACGAACACGTACTTCCACTGGATGAACAACATCCACGACTGGTGCGTGAGCCGCCAGCTGTGGTGGGGCCACCAGATCCCCGCGTGGTACTGCACGGCGTGCACGCCCCCGGAGGCGCGCTCGAAGGACACGGCGGACGTCATCGTGTCGCGCACGACGCCGGAGTCCTGCCCCAAGTGCGGCGGCACGGAGCTGACGCAGGACCCGGACGTGCTGGACACCTGGTTCTCGTCCGCGCTGTGGCCGTTCTCCACGCTGGGCTGGCCCAGGCAGACGGCG
Above is a window of Corallococcus caeni DNA encoding:
- a CDS encoding demethoxyubiquinone hydroxylase family protein, translated to MPQTNPFHSLVPRKLTDSELARSIRLNIEAELDAINLYAAHLDATDNEEAKAILRHVMDEEREHAALFWQLIARLDPEQAQHDREASQKYRLITTGASHEEVEAVGEGGGAEPAEVELPKRLTVGSLRK
- a CDS encoding GGDEF domain-containing protein — protein: MARLLLVDDEKIARNLYGDYLTAAGHIVTAVATVADAKTALAAGRFDAVVTDLILPGGDGMEILRHVRERYPGVEVVVITGLDKVAPAVRAIKSGAAEYLVKPVAPEALQHALRRALTTRDLMRENASLRQHVALLEAGQRIATTLDRERLAAATADALESMANASAVMLLERDPGASGFRSHGMRGLPEDLYEALVPQLTERLAGTRTPQSLDGLQVPWPRTLTFPAVDGDTVLGHAVLFHDSAPPEHHPETVSFLVRNWALALRNLGRFAAVEDLAYVDDLTRLFNTRYLHLVLDREVNEALQTQRPFSLLFLDLDRFKAINDTHGHLVGSRVLVEAARVLKGCVRDPDVVARFGGDEYVVLLRGTDSGGALKVAERIRRTMETHQFLGREGLALKLTTCIGVASFPEHAQDKDHLLDLSDRAMYRGKRGTRNVVYMAAQDLEATPAERRQNPPPPQG
- a CDS encoding chemotaxis protein CheW; the encoded protein is MSPFESGRRLCLLVEAGETRYAVEATSVIEVAMPGARGASLRGVLEVKDLSALLGGPPEDVPGMVVVLDVSPTLAVRVRSVVEVADVARDPFFLLPPGLADSLAPLSRGAVLHKDRLYLELIVEALPHRAGPRATPPEPRPVHWADAPPERALVLESQGVLFGVPLGNVSQVVPRGEAFSVLPVQSGPVAGVYPHAQALWPICSIPALLGAPARVEDLFVLTELAGRNVGLAATRVLGVLQKFKPAELTGTFRAPGLPDPVMLLDLQRMFS
- a CDS encoding response regulator, with translation MPKNLLIADDSLTIRKVIGMIFATEDFQVTAVDNGLDAISRTRELRPDVVLADVMMPGKSGYEVCEALKSDPSTQAIPVLLLAGTFEAFDENRAKAARADDHITKPFESQILLDKVKALVGQKSNTMPASAATRVLPQTAAPVAPAAAPPAAAAPPGARPAGAPPPGAMPPGARPPGPGMPPPGARPPGAGVPPPPGAARPLPGAVPPGARPPGAPPPGAMPPGARPPPGAVPPGARPPGAPPPGAMPPGARPPPGAVPPGARPPGAPPPGMAARPPGPGAPNIPGGFPRPPGAAPLPSAPPPAAVPPAARARDPFGLGAPSAPAAPPAAQARTESIRIEDSLPEPSGAEEISLDIGGPSPATPPARARPAADGGEAQLREALSKASREVIEKIAWEVVPQLAETIIREELERLIKDRETQH